One region of Wolbachia endosymbiont of Drosophila innubila genomic DNA includes:
- a CDS encoding phage major capsid protein has product MSLTDIAHRINELASSWEQFKLINDRKLKEIESKGRADSATIEQLCKVNNAIDSCKERLDLIETAAQRPEVNTDFSTSDKYFSDYIRKGMESGLSHKTLSGDDSDIGGYLVTPHIVKRINKRVTDSSPMRQICSSQRISTETLDYIIEDFDRAGAGWSSETVDDEDGGNKSKYDFAKDTDTPKIQKISVTTYELYAQPQISQKLLDDAFVDVESWLVEKIAETFSKEESEAFIKGEGTFQPKGILAYENGNSYNKIEQVKTEKLDSDSIMMLYYSLDEYYSKNASFLMNRSTLKDIRLLKSQTGQYLWQPSLSLEAPDTLMGIPVYQSADMPPAPNNQLPVIAMADFKQAYKIVDNRGMRILRDPYTNKPYVRFFVTKRVGGEVVNTSAIKLLKVASKY; this is encoded by the coding sequence ATGTCACTTACCGATATCGCTCACCGTATCAATGAACTCGCTTCATCATGGGAGCAATTTAAATTAATAAATGATCGCAAACTAAAAGAAATTGAAAGCAAAGGGCGTGCTGATTCTGCAACAATTGAGCAGCTATGCAAGGTAAATAATGCCATTGATAGTTGCAAAGAGCGTTTAGACTTGATCGAAACTGCAGCTCAACGCCCAGAAGTAAATACAGATTTTAGCACAAGCGATAAATATTTTTCTGATTATATCCGCAAGGGAATGGAAAGCGGTTTATCACACAAAACCCTCAGTGGAGATGACAGTGATATCGGGGGGTATCTAGTTACTCCGCATATTGTAAAACGCATAAACAAGCGCGTAACTGATTCGTCCCCAATGCGACAAATATGCTCCAGTCAAAGAATCTCTACTGAAACATTGGATTACATTATAGAAGATTTTGACCGCGCCGGTGCAGGTTGGAGCAGTGAAACAGTAGATGATGAGGACGGTGGCAATAAGTCTAAGTATGATTTTGCAAAAGATACGGACACGCCCAAAATCCAAAAGATTTCCGTCACAACTTACGAGTTATATGCTCAACCACAAATATCACAAAAGTTACTCGATGATGCGTTTGTCGATGTTGAGAGTTGGCTGGTGGAAAAGATTGCCGAGACTTTTAGTAAGGAAGAAAGCGAAGCCTTCATTAAGGGTGAGGGCACTTTTCAACCAAAAGGAATTTTAGCTTATGAAAATGGAAACAGTTATAATAAAATAGAGCAAGTTAAAACTGAAAAATTAGATAGTGATTCAATAATGATGTTGTATTACTCTCTGGACGAATATTATTCCAAAAATGCGTCATTTTTGATGAACAGGAGTACGTTGAAGGATATCAGGCTGCTAAAATCTCAAACAGGTCAGTATCTCTGGCAGCCAAGTCTGTCGCTTGAAGCTCCAGATACTTTAATGGGAATACCAGTATATCAATCTGCCGATATGCCACCAGCGCCAAACAATCAGCTACCAGTAATTGCGATGGCAGATTTCAAACAAGCTTATAAGATTGTAGATAACAGAGGAATGAGAATATTAAGAGACCCTTATACGAATAAACCTTATGTGAGGTTTTTTGTCACTAAGCGTGTCGGCGGAGAGGTTGTAAACACCAGTGCTATTAAATT